The following proteins are co-located in the Larimichthys crocea isolate SSNF chromosome XXIV, L_crocea_2.0, whole genome shotgun sequence genome:
- the LOC104932443 gene encoding activator of 90 kDa heat shock protein ATPase homolog 1, translating into MAKWGEGDPRWIVEERADATNVNNWHWTERDATNWSSDKLKSLILGLTVESDEGSCEVTEVSKLEGEASINNRKGKLIFFYEWNLKATWTGKSKSGIKYKGTIEVPNLSDENDMEDLDISVSLNKDEPETPLTGLMRTKGAEKIREALGSYVGFLKTEFTQGMILPTANGMAKIQSTSQSKAKLDKTQISSSSSTSAPVNTGVKIPTCKFSMREKFLTSPADLYRVFLHQEMVQAFTHAPATVDGEKGGKFRLLDGNVFGEFTELVPDEKIVMKWRYNNWPCEHYATIAMTFLDRSSETELKVECRGVPDNDEERTKEGWKKYYFEAIKQTFGYGARLF; encoded by the exons GACCGAACGAGATGCAACAAACTGGTCGTCGGACAAATTAAAATCGCTGATCCTCGGGCTGACCGTGGAGAGCGACGAGGGGAGCTGCGAGGTGACGGAGGTCAGCAAGTTGGAAGGAGAGGCCTCGATTAACAACCGCAAAGGGAAACTCATTTTCTTTTACGAGTGGAACCTGAAAGCTACGTGGACCG GAAAGTCGAAATCAGGAATCAAGTATAAAGGAACGATCGAAGTTCCGAACCTGTCTGACGAGAACGACATGGAGGATCTCGAC ATTTCAGTGTCGTTGAATAAAGACGAACCCGAAACGCCGCTGACCGGCCTGATGAGGACAAAAGGAGCCGAGAAAATCCGCGAAGCCCTGGGAAGCTACGTCgggtttttaaaaacag AGTTCACTCAGGGGATGATCCTGCCGACAGCCAACGGCATGGCCAAGATTCAGTCCACATCGCAGTCCAAAGCCAAGCTGGATAAAACTCAG ATTTCGTCCTCGAGCAGCACGTCTGCTCCGGTCAACACCGGCGTCAAGATCCCCACCTGTAAATTCAGCATGAGAGAAAAGTTCCTCACCTCGCCGGCCGACCTCTACAGGGTCTTCCTCCACCAGGAG atgGTCCAGGCGTTCACGCACGCTCCAGCCACGGTGGACGGAGAGAAGGGCGGAAAGTTTCGTCTGCTAGATGGAAACGTTTTCGGTGAATTCACAGAGCTG GTACCCGATGAGAAAATAGTTATGAAATGGAGGTATAACAACTGGCCCTGTG AGCATTACGCAACGATCGCGATGACTTTCTTGGACCGGAGCAGCGAGACAGAGCTGAAGGTGGAGTGTCGAGGCGTCCCGGACAACGACGAGGAGCGGACGAAAGAGGGCTGGAAGAAATACTACTTCGAAGCTATTAAACAGACATTTGGCTACGGAGCGCGGCTCTTCTGA
- the LOC104932444 gene encoding dr1-associated corepressor: protein MPGQKRRYNVRFPPSRIKKIMQKDAEVGRIAMAVPVIISRALEMFLKCLLTKTCLITQSKLSTVVSVAHMKQCIESEKLFDFLKDLAEQATSTASQKDNRGMNMWPLYRTRRHENSVKKPAEVVETAPRSSLDSLDNNSSSSESELYICF from the exons ATGCCCGGACAGAAGAGGAGATATAACGTACGCTTCCCCCCC AGTCGCATCAAGAAGATCATGCAGAAGGATGCAGAGGTGGGGAGGATTGCGATGGCGGTTCCTGTGATCATCT CTCGGGCGCTAGAAATGTTCCTGAAGTGTCTGCTGACCAAAACCTGTCTGATAACTCAGTCGAAGCTGAGCACCGTCGTATCTGTGGCCCACAT GAAGCAGTGCATCGAGTCAGAGAAGCTGTTCGACTTCCTCAAAGACTTGGCGGAGCAAGCCACGTCTACAGCAAGCCAGAAGGACAACAGAGGCATGAACATGTGGCCGCTGTACAG AACCAGGCGACATGAAAACTCTGTTAAAAAACCAGCTGAAGTCGTAGAGACGGCGCCGCGATCGAGCCTCGACTCGCTGGACAACAACTCCAGCTCCAGT gagtCGGAGCTCTACATCTGCTTCTGA
- the si:dkey-177p2.18 gene encoding phospholipase B1, membrane-associated: MFPRVLFAACLFTTCHVDGSIFMEEGDYFNQDGSEFLQRRLHPPFSCPDMSPSPTIPTSVEFVKAADVKVIAALGDSLTTAIGANGSTILSIPFEFRQVSWSIGGYGTYQNVITLANIFKLFNPKLLGPAPMMTFHNSPLTVNESGFNFAITGHNTLNISDQIRTMINTFREYPGLNFEEDWKVVTVLIGMNDICDYCKDPTLFSPDNFIHHMTEALDLMMSEIPRTIVNVVQILPMEPLREVQRPTLGCQLQKSFCSCLTVPEENSPELTELLEINFEFQRRLKKLLLSDRFFKKDFAVVLQPYLENAGPPRLPNGTLDLSFFTADCFHFTVKGHEELAKGLWNNMFQPEGEKEMIETFSEPVKLICPSKEHPYIYTKPRNKSSAAALKQFSVNTMMLASLFTVFSYL; this comes from the exons ATGTTTCCCCGTGTGCTGTTTGCTGCCTGTTTATTTACCACATGTCACGTAGACG GCTCCATATTCATGGAAGAAGGAGATTATTTCAACCAG GATGGATCAGAGTTTCTGCAGCGTCGTCTCCATCCTCCGTTCAGCTGCCCGGACATGAGTCCGTCTCCCACCATCCCCACCTCAG TTGAATTTGTCAAAGCTGCAGACGTCAAAGTCATCGCTGCGCTGGGAGACTCTTTAACT aCAGCTATCGGCGCCAACGGTTCTACGATTTTATCGATACCTTTTGAATTTCGTCAGGTGTCTTGGAG CATCGGAGGATATGGAACTTATCAGAACGTCATAACACTGGCAA ATATTTTTAAACTCTTCAATCCCAAACTGCTCGGCCCGGCTCCCATGATGACGTTTCACAACAGCCCATTAACTGTGAACGAGTCCGGCTTCAACTTCGCCATCACCGGCCACAACACGCT AAACATCTCAGACCAGATAAGGACCATGATAAACACGTTCAGGGAGTATCCG ggtctGAACTTCGAGGAGGACTGGAAGGTGGTGACGGTTCTGATCGGCATGAACGACATCTGCGATTACTGTAAAGATCCT ACGCTGTTCTCCCCCGACAACTTCATCCACCACATGACGGAAGCTCTCGACCTGATGATGAGCGAG ATCCCCAGGACGATCGTGAACGTGGTGCAGATTCTGCCCATGGAGCCTCTCAGAGAAGTTCAGCGCCCGACTCTCGGCTGCCAGCTTCAAAA GAGTTTCTGCTCCTGCCTCACTGTACCTGAAGAAAACTCCCCTGAACTGACGGAGCTGCTTGAGATTAACTTTGAATTCcag AGGAGATTAAAGAAACTCCTGCTCAGTGACCGTTTCTTCAAAAAGGATTTTGCGGTTGTTCTGCAGCCGTATTTAGAGAACGCAGGACCACCGAGACTTCCT AACGGGACGCTGGACCTGAGCTTCTTCACAGCAGACTGTTTCCACTTCACTGTTAAAGGACACGAGGAGCTGGCGAAGGGCCTGTGGAACAACATG TTCCAGcctgagggagagaaagagatgataGAGACATTTTCAGAGCCGGTAAAACTCATCTGCCCATCAAAG GAGCATCCGTACATCTACACCAAACCCCGGAATAAATCATCTGCAGCGGCGCTGAAGCAATTCTCCGTGAACACGATGATGCTCGCAtctctgtttactgtgtttagTTATTTGTAG